Below is a window of Streptomyces sp. ITFR-16 DNA.
GAGTTCGGCCGCCGGCGTGAGCAGTTACGCGGACGGCTCGCGGATCCAGCCCGGCTACCGGTACACCGGCTGCACCTATGTGACCACCTCGACGTCGCTCGGGGGTGGGACGACGGACACCGTTTCCACGCGCTGACCGCCCGCACGGGCTGAGCGAGCCGCACGGACCGCACACGCCCAACGGGCCGGTATGTCCGCAGGCGTCCGGATCCAGCGGGTGTCTGCGGGCACGGGGCCCTTTCGCCGGGTCATACGGCGCGAATCACCCCTGCCCTCAGGCCCCTTGGCCGAGTCTTGGTGATTGCATGCCCCATGCATGAGGTGTTCCTCGCCAGAGTGGCGCATTACATGTGCACATCATTCGGCACATGCTCCGCACGCGAGACCCACATCGCAGGGGGTTACCTTGAGAATCAGCCGCGCCGGACGACGCGCCGGGCTGAGCATGGCAGTGACACTGCCGCTGCTCGCCGGTGCGCTCGCCCTCGGGATACCCGACGCCAGCGCAGACTCCGCCCACGGCGGGCGGGACGCGCTGCAGGGCACCAAGCCGGCCTGGGCGACCGCCACGGCCGACCAGGGGGCCACGGCCGACAGCACGAAGGTCGCCGTCCGGGTCCACCTGGCCGGACGTGACGCGAAGGGGCTGACGGCCTATGCCGCAGCTGTGTCGGACCCGCAGTCGCCCTCGTACGGGAAGTATCTGAGCGCCGCGCAGGCGAAGGCCCGGTTCGGGGCGACCCAGGAGCAGATCGACCGGGTCAGCCAGTGGCTGGAGTCCAGCGGGCTCACCGTGACCGGCACCAACGAGCACTACGTCTCGGCGACCGGCGCGGCCGGCGCGGCCGAGAAGGCGTTCAGCACCCAGCTGCGCAACTACCGCAAGGGCGGCAGGACCTACCGCGCCCCGTCCGCGACGGCGTCCGTGCCGGCCGCGCTGGGCGATGCGGTGCTCGCCGTCTCCGGTCTGGACAACGCCCCGCACCGGTCGAGCCATGACGAGGTGCTGCCGCCGCCGGACGCGGTGTTCCGCAACTCCGGCCCGTTCTCCTCGTACTTCGGCTCCCGGACCGCCTCGTCGCTGCCGACGGCGTACGGCTCCAAGGTGCCGTACGCGGTCAAGGGCTACACCGGCAAGCAGCTGCGCGGCGCGTACGGGGCCGGGAGCTACACCGGCAAGGGCGTGACGGTCGCGATCACCGACGCGTACGCCTCCCCCACCATCGCCAAGGACGCCGCCGAGTACGCGAAGCGCAACGGGGACGCGCCCTACCGGCGCGGTCAGCTCAGCCAGGTGCTGCCGAAGGACTACACGAAGACCGAGGAGTGCGGCGCCTCCGGCTGGTACGGCGAGGAGACGCTCGACGTCGAGGCCGTGCACGCCGTCGCGCCCGCCGCGGACATCGTGTACGTGGGCGGCGCCTCCTGCTACGACAACGACCTGCTGGACTCGCTGAACAAGGTCGTCGACCACCGGCTCGCCGACATCGTCTCCAACTCGTGGGGCGACGTCGAGGCCAACCAGACCCCCGACCTGGCACTCGCCTACGACCAGGTGTTCAAGATGGGCGCCATCGAGGGCATCGGCTTCTACTTCTCCTCGGGAGACGCCGGCGACAACGTCGCGTCCACCGGCACCAAGCAGATCGACGTCCCGTCCAACTCCGCCTGGGTGACCTCGGTCGGCGGTACGTCACTGGCCGTCGGCAAGCACGAGTCGTACCAGTGGGAGACCGGCTGGGGCACGCAGAGCGCACCGCTGGCGGCGGACGGCAAGAGCTGGACGGGCTTCCCCGGCGCCTACACCTCGGGCGCGGGCGGCGGCACCAGCTCCACCG
It encodes the following:
- a CDS encoding S53 family peptidase, whose product is MAVTLPLLAGALALGIPDASADSAHGGRDALQGTKPAWATATADQGATADSTKVAVRVHLAGRDAKGLTAYAAAVSDPQSPSYGKYLSAAQAKARFGATQEQIDRVSQWLESSGLTVTGTNEHYVSATGAAGAAEKAFSTQLRNYRKGGRTYRAPSATASVPAALGDAVLAVSGLDNAPHRSSHDEVLPPPDAVFRNSGPFSSYFGSRTASSLPTAYGSKVPYAVKGYTGKQLRGAYGAGSYTGKGVTVAITDAYASPTIAKDAAEYAKRNGDAPYRRGQLSQVLPKDYTKTEECGASGWYGEETLDVEAVHAVAPAADIVYVGGASCYDNDLLDSLNKVVDHRLADIVSNSWGDVEANQTPDLALAYDQVFKMGAIEGIGFYFSSGDAGDNVASTGTKQIDVPSNSAWVTSVGGTSLAVGKHESYQWETGWGTQSAPLAADGKSWTGFPGAYTSGAGGGTSSTVKQPFYQRGIVPDALAEANGKTRMRTAPDIAAVADPNTGFLVGQTQTLPDGSLGYDEYRIGGTSLAAPVIAGVQALAQQAQRGRPIGFANPAIYARYHSRAYHDVTDHPLGAHRDLAVARVDFANGYDATDGLKTSVRSLGKDASLAAVKGYDDVTGVGTPAAGYVSSYRRR